From one Triticum urartu cultivar G1812 chromosome 3, Tu2.1, whole genome shotgun sequence genomic stretch:
- the LOC125543702 gene encoding early nodulin-like protein 1, translated as MAALMIGSSSKPALLLPALAFVLAFVAIPALTTPAQGHVFHVGGPRGWRVPDANTSYGWWAMNNRFHVADELYFKYENDSVLLVSREEFDACNATDPLSRFADGSTTVRLDRPGFFCFISGEPGHCEEGQRLIVRVMVHPAEPAPAPGPAAYAPGQGGDGSGSGGGHGGSSPGTSSAAAAVAAGGVALAAAMAALCVGLVLLLQ; from the exons ATGGCGGCGCTGATGATCGGTTCCTCCTCCAAGCCTGCGCTCCTCCTCCCCGCGCTGGCCTTCGTCCTTGCATTCGTCGCCATCCCCGCGCTCACGACGCCGGCGCAGGGGCACGTGTTCCACGTCGGTGGCCCGCGCGGGTGGCGCGTCCCGGACGCCAACACCAGCTATGGCTGGTGGGCCATGAACAACCGCTTCCACGTCGCCGACGAGCTCT ACTTCAAGTACGAGAACGACTCGGTGCTCCTCGTCTCCCGCGAGGAGTTTGACGCCTGCAACGCCACGGACCCCCTTTCCAGGTTTGCCGACGGCAGCACCACGGTGCGTCTCGATAGGCCGGGCTTCTTCTGCTTCATCAGCGGTGAGCCGGGGCATTGCGAGGAGGGCCAGAGGCTCATCGTGCGCGTCATGGTGCACCCGGCCGAGCCTGCGCCCGCGCCTGGTCCGGCAGCCTATGCGCCAGGCCAAGGCGGAGACGGCTCTGGGTCTGGCGGCGGACACGGTGGGTCTTCACCGGGCACGTCGTCTGCTGCCGCTGCGGTTGCTGCCGGCGGCGTCGCTCTCGCTGCAGCGATGGCCGCTCTTTGTGTCGGTCTCGTCTTGCTGCTTCAGTGA
- the LOC125543701 gene encoding uncharacterized protein LOC125543701, producing MSCAAVCAPPSGLGRHHGFPSSPSTVCRRRGRASYTIRACANSGDADDSGGGLLPRMVLHDSLEAAGVVTDHARAAREGFATQIGRLTRLNAETSIAISRGADLARAALCIAAEDDSLVSHSSVPLPVDAFIARLDDLSTGFLAAGFLPPSGAPPEVFFDHLDRYLYVHKGFRRTNVASDARAMYLHSTLTCRSGSALMLSLIYSEMLKTLRLYGLLDFDEEISFPHDLDGCPRGYDKRRSKFCDEPNIMTAKSLLVEILQTLKGMFWPFQSNQSSSLFLNAVAANHHGPGNVGGSQARSCGNISAIEMAAAKSAQHRLMRGVWTNVRFGDMRRALAACERLILLNHNPCELRDYAALLYHCGYYKDCLQYLTSYQIAMVGQPRTNPLEMLEDDAVNTLTARVNLILAEDGWDSHRPAASYWTKNSEPW from the exons ATGAGTTGCGCGGCGGTGTGTGCTCCCCCCTCCGGTCTCGGCCGTCACCACGGCTTCCCCTCCTCCCCCTCGACTGTATGCAGGCGACGGGGGAGAGCCTCCTACACTATCCGGGCCTGTGCCAACTCCGGCGACGCGGATGACAGCGGCGGAGGTCTCCTACCTCGGATGGTGCTGCACGACTCGCTCGAGGCCGCGGGGGTCGTCACTGATCACGCTAGGGCGGCGAGGGAGGGGTTCGCGACGCAGATTGGGAGGCTCACGAGGCTCAACGCGGAGACCAGCATCGCCATCAGCCGCGGCGCCGATCTCGCGCGGGCCGCGCTCTGTATCGCGGCCGAGGACGACTCGCTCGTCTCCCACTCTTCCGTGCCGCTGCCCGTCGACGCCTTCATTGCTCGCCTTGACGACCTTTCCACCGGGTTCCTCGCCGCGGGATTCCTCCCGCCCTCCGGCGCGCCGCCCGAGGTCTTCTTCGACCACCTcgaccgctacctctacgtccaCAAG GGCTTTCGAAGAACAAACGTAGCATCAGATGCTCGGGCTATGTATCTTCACTCG ACTTTGACATGCCGATCAGGATCAGCTCTAATGCTTTCGTTGATATATTCGGAGATGCTAAAGACACTACGGTTATATGGCTTACTAGACTTCGATGAGGAGATCTCCTTTCCACATGATCTTGATGGCTGCCCTAGGGGCTATGACAAACGAAGAAGCAAGTTTTGTGATGAACCAAATATTATGACAGCAAAGTCACTTTTGGTTGAG ATTTTACAAACTCTGAAGGGTATGTTTTGGCCGTTCCAGTCTAATCAGTCAAGTAGCTTATTTTTGAATGCTGTTGCTGCAAACCACCATGGCCCTGGTAATGTAGGCGGCAGTCAAGCAAGGTCATGTGGCAATATAAG TGCCATAGAGATGGCTGCTGCTAAATCTGCTCAACATAGGTTGATGCGTGGAGTATGGACTAATGTGCGCTTTGGTGATATGCGTCGTGCTTTGGCAG CTTGCGAGAGACTGATCCTGCTGAATCACAATCCCTGTGAGCTTAGGGACTATGCTGCCCTTCTGTACCACTGTGGCTACTACAAAGATTGCCTGCAGTACTTAACATCGTACCAAATTGCCATG GTTGGACAGCCCCGGACCAATCCACTGGAGATGTTGGAGGACGACGCAGTGAACACTCTCACGGCACGAGTAAACCTAATTTTAGCAGAGGATGGCTGGGACAGCCACAGACCTGCTGCAAGTTACTGGACCAAAAATTCTGAGCCATGGTAG